The following proteins are co-located in the Gorilla gorilla gorilla isolate KB3781 chromosome 18, NHGRI_mGorGor1-v2.1_pri, whole genome shotgun sequence genome:
- the LOC129527576 gene encoding large ribosomal subunit protein uL30-like yields the protein MYRTEIRMARMARKAGNFYVSAEPKLAFVIRIRGINGVSPKVRKMLQLLRLRQVFNGTFVKPNKASINMLRIIEPYIAWGCPNLKSVNELIYKRGYGKINKKQIALTDNALIARSLGKYSIICMEDLIHEIYTVGKHFKEANNFLWPFKLSSPRGGMKKKTTHFVEGGDAGNREDKINRLIRRMN from the coding sequence ATGTACAGAACTGAAATTCGAATGGCGAGGATGGCAAGAAAAGCTGGCAACTTCTATGTATCTGCAGAACCCAAATTGGCATTTGTCATCAGAATCAGAGGTATCAATGGCGTGAGCCCAAAGGTTCGAAAGATGTTGCAGCTTCTTCGCCTTCGTCAAGTCTTCAATGGAACCTTTGTGAAGCCCAACAAGGCTTCGATTAACATGCTGAGGATTATAGAGCCATATATTGCATGGGGGTGCCCCAATCTGAAGTCAGTAAATGAACTAATCTACAAGCGTGGTTATGGCAAAATCAATAAGAAGCAAATTGCTTTGACAGATAACGCCTTGATTGCTCGATCTCTTGGTAAATACAGCATCATCTGCATGGAGGATCTGATCCATGAGATCTATACTGTTGGAAAACACTTCAAAGAGGCAAATAACTTCCTGTGGCCCTTCAAATTGTCTTCTCCACGAGgtggaatgaagaaaaagaccACCCATTTTGTAGAAGGTGGAGATGCTGGCAACAGGGAGGACAAGATCAACAGGCTTATTAGAAGAATGAACTAA